In the genome of bacterium, one region contains:
- a CDS encoding HU family DNA-binding protein, which translates to MTKQDLVNKVAAIGLTKKQAAEAIDAVTEGIAGALKKGDKVQLIGFGSFSVRKRAARTGRNPRTGAEIKLPARKVPVFKPGEALKKAIK; encoded by the coding sequence GTGACAAAACAAGACCTGGTGAACAAGGTAGCAGCGATAGGGCTAACAAAGAAACAAGCTGCCGAGGCAATTGATGCCGTAACAGAAGGAATTGCTGGGGCATTAAAGAAGGGAGATAAGGTTCAGCTTATCGGTTTTGGAAGTTTCTCTGTTAGAAAAAGGGCAGCAAGGACAGGAAGAAATCCTCGCACAGGGGCAGAGATAAAGCTTCCTGCAAGAAAGGTTCCCGTCTTTAAGCCAGGAGAGGCATTAAAGAAGGCGATTAAG